The Glycine soja cultivar W05 chromosome 19, ASM419377v2, whole genome shotgun sequence genomic sequence TCTATTGATAGCTTTTTCCCCGCTACTTTAATTATATGGAAGAACAACTTTCCTTGGTGAACTTAAATTTAATGTATACTAGGATATCAAATTTGATGAATGTTAATCAGTATTCTAAACTTAAGGAAATAAAAGAGGAGAATTTTTTGTTGACATGtgtaaaaatacattttcttacgtttttttaaatacattttcatataattttaataaaaaaatatttttaatttcttatctaACGTTTTTAAAGTGCTTGTTTacttataaaagaaatacttaTTAGCAAAACCCTTTCTTATTTACAATCTCTCAATGGTCAACACatttagatttaaaataaatttttaatcacttctattttttaaGCCCGGGTAATATGCTATcgtattataaatttagaatatataatttagaGTGAGACTCtcaatattttctctcttttattatttaaaaacatgTATATCAGACACTATCTTTCTAAATTATTGTTACACATAATGGTGTTGTTCGacttgaataaaattgatttcagATGGTAGatgtaatcattaaaaaaatgtctattattttttttttttaaaaatgtctctgtgtccaggaaaaaagaattatcttaattatatttgtctacttttcttttgtttttatctgtatgtttgattttcttaattatcatctttagtatttatgtttaaattaaatttagatatttttaaatataaattataaaaaattagaaacaactttatattataatttaaattttaaattattattataaatttaaagtataatttatagattaaaagtatttatttattataatttttttactgctattataaattttaattatataaaaaatgtttattctatataataaatagataaaatactaatttactaataaaatatattcagaTAAATTCGTACAAATTTCCTTCGCATCATTTATCCATGTTCTACGGAACAAGATCATTTCAatcctcaataaaaatttcgtCCCCATAAAAACACTAGCTTGTTAGGTGTAATGTCTTTTTCTTCAAATACAAACACTAATATTCGGCAGCTTATGAATATAAGCTCAATAAAATCTTATGGACTATTTTTAagatacttttttaatttctcttaattaCTCTCATAAACAGTTATCATAGTAAAAGATAAGTCTAAATAATCTATATATAAACTCTTCCAACAGAgtttaaattacataataatttttcaaacgTTAACTTTGTATCTACcccgaaaaaaaaaacgttaactttgtgcatttttttttacagaataacTTTGTACATCTTCTCTACTATTTATTCCACATTTCCATCAGCTATCTTCTTAAGAATCTAAATATCAATCATGGCAATGTAAAAGACAAGCATAGCAAACACAGTAATAGAAATagcattcagaaaaaaaaaacatcattttttttaaatacataaaaaaaacattttttaagactataaatatattctatgcgagacaattttatttaagtatatatatgatcgttatagataataaaaaaatttctttaatgtaattatattaaaaatacatttgaaactaaaaatatataaaatttgaataactaTATTGGATGAGAGTGTTTATGGGATTTATTTTTAACGATTaggatttattttttcaattttcaacaataacatttttaagaATGTTTCTTCGGtctattattttcatctttagattctaaattaatttttaatattgtttataaaaaatattgataattaaaaataattttatatcataatataaattatttatcacaagtataaaatataattttatattataaatttttataatatgaaataaatatttataatgtagattgcacaaattaaaatactaataacTAAAAAGAAGTAATAAGATGGAAAAATGATTTTGtccaattatattaatttaatgtcaTAATTTGTAATTCCATAATTATTGAGGACTtgtatgattttcttttctacCAAAATAATAAGATATGCATTCTTCTTACTTCTACAGTCTTTAGAAAGAATGATCgaatttgtaattggtacttATTTTAGAAGTAGAAAAATTAACTAGTTTGGTCAGATATTTAAACTCGagtaataatattttgattccTAGTTTTGACTGCAAGGAGTAGCTATTGGCCAtagaattgattaataatataggaagcaattaaaataaaaaagtgaaaagtgAAAAGTGAGTATGATTGAAACAGAAGTGAAACTTCCATGTGCTGACACGTAAAGGAGATGACGATGATGCGCCTTCACAATCACATCACAGATCGCAACTTCACTGGCTTCGCATTTGCGGCATCGCTGTGTCCTTTTTATATCTTCACTAGATCTACTACACTCCCAACTCcacacttcttcttcttcttcttcttcttcttcattgcaCAGTGCATCCATAAACATGAAGTAATGAGGTAATCTAAAGTGGAAAAAATGGGTGGGGGCCGGTTCAAACCGACGCAGAAGAGGAAGAGGGTTCCAAAGAGGGTGTGGTTAAGCTTCCAAAAATCAATGGGTGTCCTCGTGGGTGGAAACCATACCTCCTCCAGGTTTTGCACTCGCTAACTCCCCTCCCTTCCCCCTTTCGGCTTTCaaaagatccatctttctcTCACTTTCTCTTAACTCGATTAGTTCAACATGGACACCAAGGCATTCAAATTCCAGATCCTTACTAGCTCCATCGCCAGGCGCGTGCTCCTTCGCACAATCCTACTCGCGTGCGCTGTCTCGTTTGTCTCTCTGTACCGCGCCCTATCCCTCTTCGATTTCGGAACCCTCGCTCCCATCGCCACCTACTTCGACTGCGTCTCCGGCTTCCAGAGCGTCACCTTCCGCCCCGGTTCCCCCTTACTCCGAACCCGGTTCGGGGTCTCCGCCAATTGCGAGAAAGACGCCAATTTGACCCTCACTGTGGTCACCGAGCTAACCGGTAGCCGGTTACTCCACCCCGGAGCTAAAAGCCTCTGCGTCGGAGAAGGCTCCTCAATGGCCGTCACGGCAATGAAACAGTTAGGTTTTTTCTCCAGCGTCAGCGCCGTCCAAACGCACCGTTTCGAGCAGAGGAACGTCCTGTACGAGGATAATTCCTTCGATTTCGTGTTCTCGAGAGACCTAGACAAGGTTTCTGTCCCGGCATTGCTGGTTCTCGAGGTTGAGCGTGTCCTTAAGCCAGGTGGCGTTGGTGTCTTCCTTGTAGGCACCACAAGTTCTCACCCCAATGACATGATAAGAGCAGCCACACCTGTGTCCTCGTTATTAAGGTCTTCCAATGTTGTGCATGTTGGTTCTGTCAACGACCATAACCTTGTTGTTTTCAAGAAACGAGTTGAAAACGCTACTTTGTTTTACCAACATGGTTTACCCGCTGATTGTCCCAGTGTCACCTTCACCAAACCCCTTATAGAGTTAATGGAGCCTCTCGTGAGTgagaaacaacaacaaccaccGATTGAGTTTCACAAGAGGAATATTCCCTATTTGCCTAAGTTTGTGGATGTTTCCACTAGGAAGAGGTTGGTGTATATTGACATTGGGGTAGGGGAGCTTCTTGATGCCAATGTTAGTGATTGTTGGTTCCTACCATCGTACCCCATTGATCAGAAGGAtttcaatgtttattttgttCACTACAACACTTCGATTATGTTGTCCTATGTGAAGCGACCTGGTATTACCTTTGTTTACCACCCTGGCTTGGCTGGTATTGATAAGGTCAATGCTAAGCTTGgtagtgatgatgatgatgacatgGATCCTTTACTTGGGGAGGAGGAGAAGTTTGATTTCCCTGCGTGGTTCAAAGAAACTGTGCAATATGCTGATTTTGTGGTCCTCAAGATGAACGCAGGAAGTGTTGAGCTCAAGTTCCTCTCGGACATATTTGAGAATGGAGCTATATGCTTTGTTGATGAGTTGTTTCTCAAGTGTCCCGAGAGGAGGGGAGGTGATGAGAAAAGTGTAACCAGCAAGGAAAGTTGCATGGATATTTACAAGGCTCTCCGAAGCAATGGTGTCTATGTGCATCAATGGTGGGGAGACTGAATTGCATTGAACCTTTGATGATTATTATGGTGTTAGAGAAACTCTGTGTATGTACAAGTTTCTCTTGTGTTTTATGTATTTGGACTATAGTCCAACTATGTCTCTGTTTTGTGTTTGTTGTCTGTGAAAGTGTGTAGGATGCTATGAACATCCGAGTGCTTTATGGTTGGGCGATTAATGCTAAAATAAACAACCACTGTCGTTCTCGTTTGCTAATAAAATCTGTGATGATTCGTGGTTTGTTGTGTTGCGTTTttctacttttctttttcttttttgttgtttttgattGGTTTTGGGTTATAATGGCGAGTAGGAATTGGCAGACAAAGCACAAAGctataataaatttcataaagaacgaatcatttttttaagatcGGATCAAGGATTTCTGCCATACTTGATCCATCGTTGCCATAccactaaaaataatataaaatcagCAACTCTTTGATTCACTGTATTTTGCTTATAAATTTGAAGCATTGCTATATTTTATGAAACGAGGGATGATGTTTAGACATTCATAATTTACAGACACCCATAGAAAATTGTTATGAAAAATCTTCATTCTCAATGTGGCGGTGTGGTTTATGCTTCACCAAATGTTCAGTTTTctttctatattaattattgatcTCGGGTCAGAAAGCAGCGTTGAAAGACACAGTAGTATGGGTCAATTGGATCAACTCTCGACTACGTCAGTACGGTGTATTCACTGTATTATACTATTATGAATAGATACTTGGTggtcaattataaaattagattCGGTCATAAATTTATGATAGAaggtaattataaaatttaagttcAAACTCTtcgataatataataatatgctACTCTTCGATGGTATATAATTAACGTTTTCCCATAAATAACTTGGCCAAACCAAATTTTCGCTGCggtaaagaaacaaagaaagtaGCATGTGGCCATTGCCATGGCCAATTTCAGTTTGATGTTTGAAACAACtcactttcaaaaataaaaataaataatctagATTGTTAATAAAAAGTCAACAGCTATTattacatatacatacataacaaattataaatatattaaacatcaattattaattttcttatcaaCAATTAAAACATTATTTGTGATACACTAGCAAGTTAATCATTTGCTTTTTCTGTACTTTGGTGAAATTAGAAATGTCTTTGAAGTTGATGAGGAGGAATCCTTTATTTGGTTGGGTACTAAATTTCAGCAAGCGACTAATCCATGATTTAAAAATGGCTTAAAATTAAATAGGTGTTCCTGTTAGGAAACCATCAGTTTGGTTACAGAAAATAGGAATAATTTCCACGTACAGATATCAGAACCACAGAATCAGCACTCCCACACAAAAAAGAAGATCCCATTTAGTTCCCTTAACCGTTGTATGCCTAACACGCCCACTTTATCCGTACTATATAgggttcaaaactttttccatatTACAGCATGGCAAAATTTTACATACCAACCCTtctattaaagttaaaaaagaaaatgccaTCATACCAAGagaaaatgtatttaattattcatatagAATGGAAGCCATTTATAAGCACAAACAAACAAGCTAATTGGAGGCATTGTCTTATACAAATTATGTGCAATGCCAGCCTGTCGTTCATGTTGAATCGCAAgtcctatatatataaattacattttcttttgtttttctgatTATTGGAAAATACAGAAAAGTAAGGTGACACCATGAAAAGAAGACACGGAGAAATGTAAAAGTATTACAGCTGGGCTGTACATGAAGCTTGAGGAATTAACAGTGTATCTTCAATGTATCTTCCTCACTCCTCAGACCCAACCTTTATCTCCAAAAGCCTCTCAATTGGTTGCCTGCAAATTGGGCATCTATCCGTCTGGAACCTCAAAACCTTTGCACATCCACTACACATACACTGCAAATACAAAATGAATCCAGCCAACGTATATCAAGGACTCAAGTATCAAATAATAAGTTTTTAACAGTTAAATTAGGTTAAATGATCACGAGTTTGCAAAGAACCTAAGACCAAAAGGTGACAGACTAATAAATTACGAGCTGAAGAAATAGAAAACGGTTTGAAAAAAGATATTTGATAAAAGATTGATTATGATATTGATGACTACCATCACATCAGCATCGTTCTATCAACtaatcaaagaaaaattcattcaAAAAGGGAAGCTGCAAATACCATATGCCGGCAGGGATGGACAATTGTATCTCGAGGCTCTGACCAGCAAATGACACAATCTTTGCCTTGGTCATTCTCATCCAAGTCACTCTCCGTTGAATTTCCAATACCATATATCTCCTGCAGCTCATACCTCATTCCATTCACCCACAAGATCTGCTTAGCAACTTTCACCCGGAACTCTCCTTTCTCCTTCTCAAACACCACTTGCGTAATCTGAGAGTTTGTGTTACCAGAGGTTGGAGATCTATCTGACTCGTCATAATTACCAGGGGGAGCATCTGCCTTCACTGATGCATCTGCCTTTACTGCTAGAGGGTAGACATTCATGTCACCCACTTTCAATAACTCAGACTCCTCAAACACTGAAAAATCAATACCAGTTCCAGCTGCTTGTCTAAACTTCTGGCCAAGACCTTGCTCGAAATGCACAGTCACCGGTGCAAGATGGTTTTCCTTCATTGGTGTGAGGATGCAGCCTTCACCTTCTTTTGCAAAGAAATATATGGCAATGCTGTCAAACAGATAAAAAGAAACAACACAACCTTTAGAACAAGTAAATGAAGAATTGTAGTACAAAATGTTCACATTCATAACCATCATCAGGATTCGATGACAACCCTCACACTCACAAGTCACAAATGCACATTAGCATTTAAaagcattaaaatttaaacatctaGCTAAATGTATACCCATTAAGCTGCTTACAATGTTCCAAATCCAAATATAGGACTCCAAGTACTTACAATTACTGATAGTGACTTAGTGGCATTTTcacaagtttaaaattaaaacagttTCTTATGCAACATTGGTAAAAACTAAGAAGCATAAGGAAACACTTACTGACTCAACTACTCAGACAACTAACAGAGAAAAATAGGCACTGTTTCAATTTATACCTAAAAATATAGGTCACGTCTACCATTTATTCTATcttcaaaacatcaaaattagAACTCCAATTTGAATATAAGGATAGAAAGGGACAAAAACCTAAACACTCAAACTGTTGGGGAATTACCACCTCCTCCTTTGACATGGcttcattcttttcttgaacaaaagtcaaaattaaaataacacaaATAACAAAAACTCTGACTCTTGTTTGATAGCAATAACAGCTTCAAGTTATAGAAGGAAACTACATGATTGTTAAGCTAATGTCCGAACAAAAAGAACCTTGACTTTCAAACTGACCACCATTATTGGCAAATGGCAACTATATTTCTGAACATACAATTATTTCTCAACTTCTTTTAACCATCCTTAAAAGGGTAGCATAGCTTGCAAAAGACAACAAGTTCATGAACCCCAAACCCCACCCAACCTCTGCAAAAAGGACGGGATTAGAAAGCCACTCTGAAGAATACATTTAAAGGAGAAGTAAAAAAACAGCTTCTTTTATTCTTCCTGATATAACCGTTGGCATTGAGGTTTGAGCATATAACCTCGTGAAAATAACCCAAACCTTTTACCACCAACCCAATCCTAGTGGCTAGAAACATAGTTTATATATGCAATATAATCAAATGAAGAGTTTTAATATGCCACTTGTAATTTACATTTTGTATTGATCTTCTATCAAGCTAAGCATGCCTTATGTTTAGTTTGATCTTAATGAAATTCAGTTTAGCttcttcaaaatatatatatatatatatatatataatcaaatgaAGATATATCATCACTCTGGCAATAAATATCAGTAagagattttttatgttccaatTGATTCTCCATATTGTCAAAGGTAATTGAACCCTAGAAAGTAGAAACACAAAGATTGATTCACCTCTTCGTGCAACATAAACCACACAGATAATAACTTATTACAAAGAACAAAGATCCCCAATTGAATCCAGTAACCCCTTAATTCCACAATTTACACGACAAAAACACATTAAACAATCACAACACGTATAATAGCGAAATTACAAGAAAGCATACCTCCCAGAAACGGTGGCATCGAAGGAAAACGAAACGAGGAGGTGGCCAGAATTTTGTTCATCGGGTTCGAGCCTAAGGGTCTCTTTCCTGATATTGACATCGTTCTTTATGGTAACGGCTTTCTGATGCTCAACGAAAGGTGCAGGGTTAGGCATCATGGGCCCACAAGGGTAACGCCCCTGAATCCACGCCGGGTCCATGTGTGgatgatgatgttgatgatggtgatgatgagGATGATGAGGCATGGGAGGTGGCACCGAAGGATAGTAACCGGGGTAATGGTACTGAGGGTAATGCAGGGGAGGGTTCGGGTACGGTGAAGCAGCACCATGGTACACGAATGGATTCGCGGCGATCTCAGGCTGCGGCGTCACCGGAGGAGGTGGCGGAGGGTGACTCCGCCGTGAAGCCCCGCTGTGTCGGCGACGGGGATTGCCGCCGCCGACGCCGCCGCTGCTTGAGATGTTGCCCATGAAAAGGAGAGAAGATACCAAACCGAAGCCCTAATTTTAACGATTATGGGTTTCAGTGTTTTTTGAGAGAGAGGGAAGAGAATGAATCCAAGGCCGAACCGAAAAGTTAAGAGCCGAAAGGGTGTTATGCGTGGAGCAAATGTTGAATGCTCCAAGCATTTAAGATTTGGaagaaaagaatagaaattCTAAAGTGAGAGGCTGCGCTCTTGGGTGGAACAAATCTTGAATGCTTGGaagaaaagaatagaaattCTAAAGTGAGAGCCAGAGAGGTTGTGTTGTTGGGTTAGATTAGATGGCACCGTTGATGACGATGAGAAACCAAGCTattctcattattattattattatttacctgTAAAAAATTTAGGATAACTCACATTCAGTTTATTCTATCTTTTATTAAACTGACGTTTTAGGTTAGTATACATAAATTCAAGAACAtttaatagattaaaaataCACTTATTGGTATATTTAatctaaaatagttttatttagtATAAGATATAGATGTAATTGTTGTTTGTTGAAGTGCCTTTTCAATAAATTGTAGGtgtagcattttttttaagatcagaaggaattattttaaacaaggatataagtaaaaaaaaaattaacaaaacttactatttacaaaatatcaatagttttaaaataaaaatcttaataattttgaaataaaagaagtatttaataatttgatattaattacTCAAATGCAACTATATATTCGCTTCTCAAatccaaaataattaattaaactaaaataatcttatattaatTCATGAATACACTCGATATAGCAACAGCCTTAAGTCTCAATGAGCTTTTAAAAATAGTCTACTAGATATACATAATCAACTATAGACAATAAAAGACAATGACTAATACGTCAATGATtacaacaaataaacaaaaaatataaataattcttaatataaaattttgaaatatatatatatatatatataattattttataaaaatattcagaAACAACCTTTATCCGTGTATCACTACATTCTACTTCTACTTCTAGtttaaaacaagaaaagataatTTACTGTATCATATTCTTATCACCAAACCACATAAAGGTGGTGAGAAAGGAAAATGGCTAGGATTGTGATtggaaatctttttttttttttctataaacacttaaaaataagaaaaaatgaaatgcatttgtgaaaaaaatctttatacacaagttaaaatcatttagcttttcaaaaaaaaaaaatgttaagggACCATTAGTAGCGGCGACATTAACGGCGACATTAACGACGACATTAGTCAAATATTGAATCTTTTACATGAGTTAGTCCACACATGCACATGGCATGGTCGTGGATAGACATGAAGCGTATCATGCCATAAGAAATGGGCCATTCAAGTTCCAGTTTAGTATAAATAGCAGCGAGAAATCCCTGCATACATAATTTGCTGTGGATAAGTTCCCAAGTTCCTTTCCTTTCTCTCAAGGCTAAGAGGCCTAGACATCACCACAAACAAGTCACCAAAGAAGGAAGAGTGTCACAGAATCCCGGTGATCTTGTTTGTGGTGATGTCTAGACCTTCCTAGACTTGTCTTTTGTCGGAGTTCACTGTCTCCGTGTTGCGGTGGCAGCCGGAGGGATATTTTCAAACTAAGCATGTGGATCTCGCTTCCTAGTTATGCTCTAGAAGACTTCATCAATGAACACAAAGAGGCAGAGTCAAGATCCAAAGAAGCTCAGGGTGAAGCAGAGCAACATGTCCTTTAGCTATTAACAATATCAAGGCTATAATCCTCGTAAGTAATAACATCTCCTAAACACTTTCTTGTAAGAAAATAATCTCATCTCCTTTCTATACAacttacaaatatgtttaatACTCgggttttttttcttcctcttcttaatATCTGAGTTTTGTtgctatttattattattattatgaattttgaGTTTTGTAGCATACAAGAAGTATCACTGTGAACCAAGTAGTAAAATGGGTGCTTCCGTTTTCGCCACTGGTCATTTTATTCATGTTCCAGCGAGAGTGGATATATATGTTGTAGAACTTGTTAGAACAAAGTTTGCAATTGATTTTTATTGTGGCAAAATGCTGATGCTGTTTGCGTTACGTGGGATGTGTTAatttgatgaatatttttttttataagggaTGTTTTGGTTGATAAGGGTATTGCATGCGGAAAAATGCAGGGGCTTTGTTTTATGGTTTTTGTGGGGCGCATCAGTTTGATGACAATAGTGAAGGGGTTGAATTGTTTTGATGATTTATACCGGAACATTCTTAGTGTACACGGTATTTAATGCTCAATGTTAACATAACTAAGATACATAGTTATTACTTAGAACTTAGAAGGGGTGAGGGGGATATCTGTTGCTTATGTTATTTTTGGTTGGTTCCAATGAAACGTCCGAGCAAAAGAGAAGACTAGTTTAGATTATTTTGGCTATGCCATTTTCAGTTTTGTGTGCTTTCTTTGTCCAATACTCCAATTCATATATTAAAGCTAAAACACAAATTCTGTCATTGACATATGAACTACTTAGTCCAgctcttctttttgtcatttttaatcCCTTAGTTTTCCTTTGTTTTGAGACTGACTTCTATGCATATAGCTTTGTCTTAATTTGCTCTTATTTTACAAAGCACATGTTGATTACAGCTTGAATAATTTTGGAGTCCACCCTAGTGTGGATGAGTATCAAAAGTTGATACAATCTCTCTGCTTGAAGGCTTAGGATAAGGAAATTGCAGAGAAGCTACATGAGGAAATGAAAGAGAGAATGGTTTGCATCTCAAGGGCATCACACGGGGTTTAATTAGAAAGAGATGGTGGAAGAGGTTATGGAGGTTGAGATTACTGCATCGACATAAACATTGTTCTTTCTTTGAGGTGGTGTGTGATGTGAGGGGATTGGTAGTTGTAATTCTTTTCCGATTTAGCAGACCATTTTGTTAGGAAATTGCAATCTTGAtgcaaaaataattaagaggaGAAAATTTGAGAAGTGATCGTTGAAGTGTTTGATTCCCTTGATACtcaggttttatttttttcatcaatttataatatcacttgtttttatttttattatgatataacttatatttatttataaaaaaattatttaattaaaaatatttttactaattatttggGTTAAGGtgcataaatattatattattagttatataaataaaatattgatattttaaattattttttattacatatcttatcttttgtattttctaaaaaagttaaaaataagattaaaataaaaaatctatctAATACAAATCTCGCTTCAGATTGATCAGATTGGATTAAAAGTTTATcctaaatcaattaaatgataaattaacaaaattaaaatgattgaatcaaataaactttcttttcaaatggATTCAATTCAATTCGTAACATTCTTAATCATCCCGTGTGCCttaatttactctatttttttattatacaaaaaaataaaataatcattttgtataaatttccAATAAACATATTACTTGTACTTATAAAgtcttttatgtaattttataataaaaaaacatttttacaaTTATCACATTCAAACAAGTTAAAAATtacttctaatttaaaaaaatgctttttatgattttaacccAACACAAAACAGATTCTATTCATATagaaatcacttaaaaaaaaatcactttttttaaaagtattttttaagctTAAACAAGCGAATCCTTCGTCATGATCTACTTTCCAATAAAAAATGGACGtgatataattatgtttttaatttttacttttttaactcAAGTTAGCTGCAGAGATATTCTAATTTCAAGGATATAGGAATTCATGATGGAAATGTTATATGTGAATTGTGAAGTCCATCGACATTTTTTTATACCTCTCAATTTTCTATCTTTCCACTAACATCtattaattgtttgaaaaatatttcacCTAATACCCTTATAAGACTATGTAAACATCGAAAGAACATAACACAAAAAAGAATATCAAAAGAACATTAAATTATgagtaatataataaaaaacttCAGGTACATCAATATATGAATGaaatttattctatttaattaaattttgaaattgttggGGGCATTACAAAGAGAGGAAATGGACAGCATAGTTTTCAAAAGTTGAAGCATAATATGAGCTTCTacctatcttgaaaaaaataaacccTTGTTGACCTTATATTTAGAAAATATCTTctataagaaatatttaatacttttttatttagcaagtaaaaaattaattaaaaaaatattgaaaaaaatatttagaattatttatttaaaaacatataattttacttaaacAAAAAGCTTTATAATAAAGCAAGTTctcaaataaacttttaaatcACCTCTAAAAAAAACTTTCGAATCTActaaaactttta encodes the following:
- the LOC114400469 gene encoding uncharacterized protein LOC114400469, translating into MDTKAFKFQILTSSIARRVLLRTILLACAVSFVSLYRALSLFDFGTLAPIATYFDCVSGFQSVTFRPGSPLLRTRFGVSANCEKDANLTLTVVTELTGSRLLHPGAKSLCVGEGSSMAVTAMKQLGFFSSVSAVQTHRFEQRNVLYEDNSFDFVFSRDLDKVSVPALLVLEVERVLKPGGVGVFLVGTTSSHPNDMIRAATPVSSLLRSSNVVHVGSVNDHNLVVFKKRVENATLFYQHGLPADCPSVTFTKPLIELMEPLVSEKQQQPPIEFHKRNIPYLPKFVDVSTRKRLVYIDIGVGELLDANVSDCWFLPSYPIDQKDFNVYFVHYNTSIMLSYVKRPGITFVYHPGLAGIDKVNAKLGSDDDDDMDPLLGEEEKFDFPAWFKETVQYADFVVLKMNAGSVELKFLSDIFENGAICFVDELFLKCPERRGGDEKSVTSKESCMDIYKALRSNGVYVHQWWGD
- the LOC114400654 gene encoding probable E3 ubiquitin-protein ligase LOG2, coding for MGNISSSGGVGGGNPRRRHSGASRRSHPPPPPPVTPQPEIAANPFVYHGAASPYPNPPLHYPQYHYPGYYPSVPPPMPHHPHHHHHQHHHPHMDPAWIQGRYPCGPMMPNPAPFVEHQKAVTIKNDVNIRKETLRLEPDEQNSGHLLVSFSFDATVSGSIAIYFFAKEGEGCILTPMKENHLAPVTVHFEQGLGQKFRQAAGTGIDFSVFEESELLKVGDMNVYPLAVKADASVKADAPPGNYDESDRSPTSGNTNSQITQVVFEKEKGEFRVKVAKQILWVNGMRYELQEIYGIGNSTESDLDENDQGKDCVICWSEPRDTIVHPCRHMCMCSGCAKVLRFQTDRCPICRQPIERLLEIKVGSEE